One part of the Lotus japonicus ecotype B-129 chromosome 2, LjGifu_v1.2 genome encodes these proteins:
- the LOC130740041 gene encoding uncharacterized protein LOC130740041 codes for MIRLWISCLQLVELFVSSLVHLLYGFYIFSSAVAGDLSQALNDYFHKANLNDVEVEEKVVKGENEGNGDDLPPIVLVHGIFGFGKGRLGALSYFGGAEKKDERVLVPDLGSLTSIYDRARELFYYLKGGQVDYGEEHSKACGHSQFGRVYERGHYPEWDEDHPIHFVGHSAGAQVVRVLQQMLADKAFKGYEDTSENWVLSITALSGAFNGTTRTYLDGMQPEDGITLKPICLLQLCRIGVIIYDWFDIPWLKNYYNFGFDHFNMSWRKMGIWGLVDCLLGNAGPFASGDWILPDLTLQGSIKLNYKLHTFPNTYYFSYATKRTTKIMGVTVPSSILGCHPLLFIRVLQMSQWSHPPDVSPPYKGYRDEDWQDNDGALNTISMTHPRFPIEHPSLLVEKDSDCQPLQPGIWYYKFVEGDHVLFIINRERAGVQFDLIYDSIFERCRKHVFRKKLPTLPNEVHH; via the exons ATGATCAGATTATGGATCAGCTGTCTGCAATTGGTGGAGCTTTTTGTGAGCTCATTGGTTCATTTGCTATATGGGTTTTACATATTTAGTTCTGCTGTTGCTGGAGATCTCTCACAGGCTCTCAATGATTATTTTCATAAGGCTAATTTGAATGATGTTGAGGTTGAGGAGAAAGTGGTTAAGGGAGAGAATGAAGGAAATGGTGATGATCTGCCTCCTATTGTGCTTGTTCATGGGATTTTTGGATTTGGCAAAGGG AGATTGGGTGCTTTGTCATACTTTGGTGGGGCAGAGAAGAAGGATGAAAGGGTTCTTGTCCCTGATTTGGGCTCTCTAACCAGCATCTATGATAG GGCTAGAGAGTTGTTCTATTATTTGAAAGGAGGCCAGGTTGATTATGGTGAAGAGCATAGCAAGGCTTGCGGACACTCGCAATTCGGACGAGTATATGAACGAG GGCACTACCCTGAGTGGGATGAGGATCACCCAATTCATTTTGTTGGCCACTCAGCTGGAGCACAGGTTGTTCGTGTCTTGCAACAAATGCTTGCTGATAAG GCATTCAAGGGGTATGAAGACACTTCAGAGAACTGGGTATTAAGCATCACAGCCTTATCTGGAGCATTTAATGGGACTACAAGAACCTATTTAGATGGCATGCA GCCAGAAGATGGGATTACATTGAAACCTATTTGCCTGCTACAGCTGTGCCGAATCGGGGTGATCATATATGATTGGTTCGACATTCCCTGGCTGAAGAACTACTACAATTTTGGGTTTGATCACTTTAACATGTCATGGAGAAAGATGGGCATATGGGGTcttgttgattgcctcttggGGAATGCAGGTCCATTTGCATCAGGAGATTGGATCCTTCCTGATCTCACACTGCAAGGGTCTATAAAACTCAACTACAAACTCCATACATTTCCTAACACATACTACTTCAGCTACGCGACCAAGCGTACAACGAAGATCATGGGTGTCACAGTTCCTTCAAGCATACTTGGATGTCACCCATTGCTTTTCATAAGAGTTTTGCAGATGAGTCAATGGAGTCATCCTCCAGATGTTTCTCCTCCTTATAAAGGATACAG GGATGAGGACTGGCAAGACAATGATGGAGCACTAAACACGATATCAATGACTCATCCTCGCTTCCCAATTGAACACCCTAGCCTTTTGGTTGAAAAGGATTCAGATTGCCAACCCTTACAACCTGGCATCTG GTACTACAAGTTTGTGGAGGGTGATCATGTGCTATTCATTATTAATCGGGAGAGAGCAGGAGTCCAATTTGACTTGATCTATGACAGTATTTTCGAACGCTGCAGGAAGCACGTATTTAGGAAGAAGCTTCCAACATTGCCTAATGAAGTCCATCACTAG
- the LOC130740042 gene encoding tryptophan aminotransferase-related protein 1-like, whose protein sequence is MVVSKASPPVTCSDSTINLEKGDPLVFGKYWKKKSDECSVVIQGWEFLSYLSDTSNVCWYMLPELKGAIQRLHHVVGNAVTQDKYIVIGTGSTQLFMAALFALSPSQTPDHPINVVSAAPHYSEYKPEIDVLRSAVVQWAGDAGVYDKNEPYIEVVNYPNNPDGTIRGPVVKSAAKGNLVHDLAYYWPQYTPITHQADHDVMLFTFSKCTGHAGSRIGWAIVKDIEIAKKMTRFVHLGSHGVAKESQARAAKIMGAICDDYQKFESIESELFFGYCKNILRERWEKLKGAIEKSKVFTLTKYPRAYCNFANESFETYPAFAWLKCEEGIENGESYMGKLKIRARGGPGFGVGPNYVRLTMIGMDDDFNELLKRLSMLSAIQISNSS, encoded by the exons ATGGTGGTCTCCAAGGCTTCTCCTCCTGTCACTTGTTCCGATTCCACCATTAATCTTGAGAA GGGTGATCCATTGGTGTTTGGGAAATACTGGAAGAAGAAGAGTGATGAGTGCTCGGTGGTGATTCAAGGGTGGGAATTTTTGAGTTACCTGAGTGATACCAGCAACGTGTGTTGGTACATGTTGCCAGAACTCAAAGGTGCCATTCAAAGGCTTCACCATGTTGTTGGAAATGCCGTCACCCAAGATAAGTACATAGTCATTGGAACTGGATCCACACAGCTTTTCATGGCTGCTCTGTTTGCTCTGTCTCCTTCACAAACCCCTGATCATCCCATCAATGTGGTTTCTGCTGCTCCTCACTACTCG GAATACAAACCAGAGATTGATGTTTTGCGTTCAGCAGTGGTTCAATGGGCTGGTGATGCTGGTGTGTATGATAAAAATGAACCTTACATAGAGGTGGTGAACTATCCAAACAACCCTGATGGAACAATTCGGGGACCTGTGGTGAAATCTGCAGCTAAAGGAAATCTGGTTCATGACTTAGCCTATTATTGGCCTCAATACACTCCCATTACTCATCAGGCTGACCATGATGTTATGCTCTTTACATTCTCCAAATGCACTGGTCATGCCGGGTCTCGTATCGG GTGGGCAATTGTGAAGGACATTGAAATTGCAAAAAAGATGACAAGATTTGTGCACTTGGGCTCCCATGGCGTGGCAAAAGAATCCCAAGCTCGAGCTGCTAAGATCATGGGAGCTATTTGTGATGATTACCAAAAGTTTGAGTCCATTGAATCTGAGCTCTTCTTTGGATATTGCAAAAACATTCTCAGGGAAAGGTGGGAGAAGTTAAAGGGGGCTATTGAGAAAAGCAAGGTCTTCACATTGACCAAGTACCCAAGGGCTTATTGCAACTTTGCTAATGAATCCTTTGAAACATACCCTG CTTTTGCATGGCTGAAGTGTGAGGAGGGCATAGAAAATGGTGAGAGCTATATGGGGAAATTGAAGATCCGTGCAAGAGGAGGACCAGGATTCGGTGTTGGTCCAAATTATGTGAGGCTTACCATGATTGGCATGGATGATGATTTCAATGAATTGCTAAAGAGGTTGTCAATGTTAAGTGCAATTCAGATTTCTAATAGTAGTTAG
- the LOC130735743 gene encoding LOW QUALITY PROTEIN: tryptophan aminotransferase-related protein 1-like (The sequence of the model RefSeq protein was modified relative to this genomic sequence to represent the inferred CDS: inserted 1 base in 1 codon; deleted 1 base in 1 codon; substituted 1 base at 1 genomic stop codon), whose amino-acid sequence MVVSKASPPVTCSDSTINFEKGDPLVFWKYWKKKSDECSVVIQGWEFLSYLSDTNNVCWYMLPELKGAIQRLHHIVGNAVTQDKYIVIGTGSTQLFMAALFALSPSQXPDHPINVVSAAPYYSEYKQEIDFLRSTVVQWGGDASVYDKDEPYIEVVNYPNNPDGTIRGPVVKSAAEGKLVHDLAYYWPQYTPITHQANHDVMLFTFSKCTGHAGSRIGWAIVKDIEIAKKMTRFVHMGSLGVAKESQARAAKIFGVICDDYQKFESTESELFFGYCKNILKERWTKLREAIEQSKVFTLTKYPRAYCNFANESFETYPAFAWLKCEEGIENGESYMGKLKIRARGGPLFGVGPNYVRLTMIGMDDDFNELLKRLSMXLLSAIQISNSS is encoded by the exons ATGGTGGTCTCCAAGGCTTCTCCTCCTGTCACTTGTTCCGATTCCACCATCAATTTTGAGAA GGGTGATCCATTGGTGTTTTGGAAATATTGGAAGAAGAAGAGTGATGAGTGCTCGGTGGTGATTCAAGGGTGGGAATTTTTGAGTTACCTGAGTGATACAAACAACGTGTGTTGGTACATGTTGCCAGAACTCAAAGGTGCCATTCAAAGGCTTCACCATATTGTTGGAAATGCTGTCACCCAAGATAAGTACATAGTCATTGGAACTGGATCCACACAGCTTTTCATGGCTGCTCTGTTTGCTCTGTCTCCTTCAC ACCCTGATCATCCCATCAATGTGGTTTCTGCTGCTCCTTACTACTCG GAATACAAACAAGAGATTGATTTTTTGCGTTCAACGGTGGTTCAATGGGGTGGTGATGCTAGCGTGTATGATAAAGATGAACCTTACATAGAGGTGGTGAACTATCCAAACAACCCTGATGGAACAATTCGGGGACCTGTGGTGAAATCTGCAGCTGAAGGGAAACTGGTTCATGACTTAGCCTATTACTGGCCTCAATACACTCCCATCACTCACCAGGCTAACCATGATGTTATGCTTTTTACATTCTCCAAATGCACTGGTCATGCCGGGTCTCGTATCGG GTGGGCAATTGTGAAGGACATTGAAATTGCAAAAAAGATGACAAGATTTGTGCACATGGGTTCCCTTGGTGTGGCAAAAGAATCCCAAGCTCGAGCTGCTAAGATTTTCGGAGTGATTTGTGATGATTACCAAAAGTTTGAATCCACTGAATCTGAGCTCTTCTTTGGATATTGCAAAAACATCCTCAAGGAAAGGTGGACGAAGTTAAGGGAGGCTATTGAACAAAGCAAGGTCTTCACATTGACCAAGTATCCAAGGGCTTATTGCAACTTTGCTAATGAGTCCTTTGAAACATACCCTG CTTTTGCATGGCTGAAGTGTGAGGAGGGCATTGAAAATGGTGAGAGCTATATGGGGAAATTGAAGATCCGTGCAAGAGGAGGACCATTATTCGGTGTTGGTCCAAATTATGTGAGGCTTACCATGATTGGCATGGATGATGATTTCAATGAATTGCTAAAGAGGTTGTCAATG TAACTGTTAAGTGCAATTCAGATTTCTAATAGTAGTTAG
- the LOC130735744 gene encoding L-tryptophan--pyruvate aminotransferase 1-like has product MSTKQKQRARGFFQEHTLYPSMVVAKAASPINKNGFTSPSSTLNLDKGDPLVFGKYWKKKSEECMVVIKGCELMSYLSDTSNVCWYMLPELKDAIERLHHVVRNAVTKDKYIVIGTGTTQLFMAALFALSPSMTTSHPINVVSATPYYSEYKDQLDLFCSERFQWGGDAGEYDKNETYIEVVNYPNNPDGTIKEPMVKSIVEGKLVHDLAYYWPHYTPITHQANHDVMLFTLSKCTGHAGSRIGWAIVKDIEVAKKMVMFVQMSSIGVAKESQTRAAKIMGVICDGYQKFESIEPDQLFFEYCKNILRERWEKLRRSIELRKVFTVAKYPKAYCNFANESFEALPAFVWLKCEEGIENAENYLGKLKIRGRGGVRFGAGSKHVRLSMIGTDDEFTELIKRLSNAKY; this is encoded by the exons ATGTCAACCAAACAGAAACAGAGAGCGAGAGGCTTCTTTCAAGAGCATACATTATATCCAAGTATGGTGGTCGCCAAGGCTGCTTCTCCTATCAACAAGAATGGCTTCACTTCTCCCAGTTCCACCCTCAATCTTGACAA GGGTGATCCATTGGTGTTTGGAAAATACTGGAAGAAGAAGAGTGAGGAGTGCATGGTGGTGATCAAAGGGTGTGAATTGATGAGTTACCTGAGTGATACGAGTAACGTGTGTTGGTACATGTTGCCAGAACTGAAAGATGCAATTGAAAGGCTCCACCATGTGGTTCGAAATGCTGTCACCAAAGATAAGTACATAGTGATTGGAACTGGCACCACACAGCTCTTCATGGCGGCTCTGTTTGCTCTCTCTCCTTCAATGACTACCTCTCACCCCATAAATGTTGTTTCTGCTACTCCTTACTACTCG GAGTACAAAGACCAGCTTGACTTGTTCTGTTCAGAGCGGTTTCAATGGGGTGGTGATGCTGGTGAATATGATAAAAATGAAACTTACATAGAGGTGGTGAACTATCCAAACAACCCTGATGGGACTATAAAGGAACCTATGGTGAAATCTATAGTTGAAGGAAAGCTGGTTCATGACTTAGCCTATTACTGGCCTCACTACACTCCCATCACTCACCAAGCTAACCATGATGTTATGCTTTTTACATTATCCAAATGCACCGGTCATGCCGGGTCCCGTATCGG GTGGGCAATTGTGAAGGACATTGAAGTTGCCAAGAAGATGGTCATGTTCGTGCAGATGAGCTCCATTGGTGTGGCAAAAGAATCCCAAACTCGAGCTGCTAAGATCATGGGAGTGATTTGTGATGGTTACCAAAAGTTTGAATCCATTGAACCTGATCAGCTCTTCTTTGAATATTGCAAAAACATCCTCAGGGAAAGGTGGGAGAAACTTAGGAGATCTATTGAGCTACGTAAGGTTTTCACAGTGGCCAAGTATCCAAAGGCCTATTGCAACTTTGCTAATGAGTCATTTGAAGCACTCCCTG cttTTGTATGGCTGAAATGTGAGGAAGGCATAGAAAATGCTGAGAACTATCTGGGGAAATTGAAGATTCGTGGAAGAGGAGGGGTGAGATTTGGTGCTGGTTCAAAGCATGTTAGGCTTAGCATGATTGGCACGGATGATGAGTTCACTGAACTCATAAAGAGGTTGTCAAATGCTAAATATTAA
- the LOC130740043 gene encoding AP-1 complex subunit mu-2 has product MAGAASALFLLDIKGRVLIWRDYRGDVTALDAERFFTKLIEKQADAQSQDPVVHDNGISYMFVQHSNVYLMIATRQNCNAASLLFFLHRVVDVFKHYFEELEEESLRDNFVVVYELLDEIMDFGYPQYTEAKILSEFIKTDAYRMEVTQRPPMAVTNAVSWRSEGISYKKNEVFLDVVESVNILVNSNGQIIRSDVVGALKMRTYLSGMPECKLGLNDRVLLEAQGRTTKGKAIDLEDIKFHQCVRLARFENDRTISFIPPDGAFDLMTYRLSTQVKPLIWVEATVEKHSKSRIEIMVKARSQFKERSTATNVEIELPVPVDAMNPNVRTSMGSAAYAPEKDALIWKIRSFPGGKEYMLRAEFRLPSITAEEATPERKAPIRVKFEIPYFTVSGIQVRYLKIIEKSGYQALPWVRYITMAGEYELRLI; this is encoded by the exons ATGGCAGGGGCAGCTTCTGCTCTGTTCCTCCTCGACATCAAAGGCCGCGTCCTCATCTGGCGCGACTACCGCGGCGACGTCACCGCCCTCGACGCCGAACGCTTCTTCACCAAGCTCATCGAAAAACAG GCTGATGCGCAGTCTCAAGATCCGGTTGTCCACGATAACGGTATCAGCTACATGTTCGTTCAGCACAGCAATGTTTACCTCATGATAGCCACCAGACAAAACTGCAATGCCGCtagcctcctcttcttcctccatcGAGTAGTCGAC GTTTTTAAGCATTATTTTGAAGAATTGGAAGAGGAATCACTTAGGGATAACTTTGTCGTTGTG TATGAACTGCTTGATGAAATTATGGACTTTGGCTACCCTCAGTACACTGAGGCGAAGATTCTTAGTGAGTTTATCAAGACCGATGCTTATAGAATGGAAGTTACGCAGAGACCTCCCATGGCTGTGACTAATGCCGTGTCTTGGCGCAGTGAAGGGATAAGCTACAAGAAAAATGAG GTTTTCTTGGATGTGGTGGAGAGTGTGAACATACTTGTCAATAGCAATGGACAAATAATTAGATCTGATGTTGTTGGGGCTCTCAAGATGAGAACTTATTTGAG TGGTATGCCTGAGTGTAAACTTGGCTTAAATGATAGAGTATTATTAGAGGCGCAAGGTAGAACAACCAAAGGAAAGGCGATAGACTTGGAAGACATCAAATTTCACCA GTGTGTCCGTTTGGCTCGATTTGAAAATGATCGAACAATTTCCTTCATACCACCTGATGGAGCATTTGATTTGATGACATACAGGCTCAGTACACAG GTTAAGCCATTAATTTGGGTGGAAGCAACTGTTGAAAAGCATTCTAAAAGTCGGATTGAGATAATGGTAAAAGCTAGAAGTCAATTTAAGGAACGTAG CACTGCCACAAATGTTGAGATTGAGTTGCCTGTGCCTGTTGATGCAATGAATCCAAATGTTCGAACTTCAATGGGATCTGCAGCATATGCACCTGAAAAAGATGCATTAATCTGGAAAATTCGATCCTTCCCTGGAGGCAAG GAGTATATGTTAAGAGCAGAGTTTCGTCTTCCCAGTATAACAGCTGAGGAAGCAACCCCTGAGAGAAAAGCTCCTATAcgtgtgaaatttgaaatacCTTATTTTACTGTTTCTGGAATACAG GTAAGATATTTGAAGATTATTGAGAAAAGTGGGTATCAGGCTCTTCCGTGGGTGAGATACATAACAATGGCTGGAGAGTATGAACTAAGGCTTATTTAA